Part of the Labilibaculum antarcticum genome, CTTCTCTACTACATTCCCCGATTCACCCACTTTATAATTAGAATCCTTCGTAGAATTTGAACAAATATAAATATGTGGTTCATTGGACCAAAGTGTTTTATACATGTGGTAAGACGGTTTTGGGAATGCAGCCAAATCGACCAATCCACTTGCAGTCGCTTTTTGTGGCCAGCGTCCATTTGTTTCTCCAAGGTAATCAGTACCTGTCCACAAAAATGTTCCTGACACAAACGGACGTTCTTCGATGGCCTTCCACTCATGCCATTGCCCCAAGTTCTCGGTGCCCATTACAATTTTATTCGGATAATATTTCTTCGCGTAATCATACATTACCCGACGGTAACTAAAACCTACAATATCCAACGCATCAGTATAACCTGATTCGAAACTGGCTGAGGGCAAAATACAATTTGCAATTACCGGACGACTTGTATCCAACTCTTTTGTCCAAGTAGCTAATTTATTTGCTGTTTCGCCAATAGTATGCTCTAACGCAGGCATTTTATTGTATTCTGCACGAATTTTCTCAGGAGAGAATGGCGGTTGCGACCAAAAATAGCCTCCTTGCCAATCCATATTATTAAAGAAACCTGTCGCTTTTTTATTACGAGGATAAGTCCATTCGATCTCGTTTCCAATGCTCCATTGAAATACAGAAGGATGATTACGATGAGCCAACATGGTATTCTTCAAATCAAATTGAGCCCACTTTTGAAAATGCTCGCCATATCCACGAGAAATATAATCATCATGAGTCTCGTTCATATTATCGCGCTTATCTTTTGGATAATCCCACTCATCGAAAAATTCATCTTGCACCAAAAATCCCATTTCATCGCATAATTCAAGCAATTCTTCTGATGCGGGATTGTGTGCAATTCGAAGAGCATTACATCCTCCATCTTTCAAAATTTGCAAACGTCGTTTCCAAACTCCTTTAGGAACAGCGGCTCCTACTAATCCTCCATCGTGGTGTTGACATACACCTTTGATCTTCATGTTTACATCATTCAAAAAGAAACCTTCCTCTTTATCAAAACGAATAGAGCGAATTCCAAATGTAGATTCGTATACATCAACACTATTTTCTCCTTGTACAATTTTAGAAACAGCCTTGTATAAGTTTGGTGTATCAACACTCCACAGCTCAGGTTGATCAATCTCAACAGTCTGATTAAAAGTTTTTGTTCCAGATACTAATTCAATATCATCAGAAGCAATTTCTTTTACTTTATTTCCTTTGGGAGAATAGAATTCTGTAATAATTTTAAATGATTTTTCGGTATCAAAATCATTATCAACCGTGATATCAATAGAAACGCTAGCTTGTTCTACAGAGACTTTAGGTGTTGTTATAAAACTTCCCCAAATTGGAATGTGCAATTTATTTACACTTACCAACTTCACATTACGGTAGATACCTGAACCCGTATACCATCTGCTATCAGCATATCTTGTATGATCAACCTTTACAGCCAAAACATTGTCTTTTCCTGTCGGATTTAAATAAGGTGTTAAATCGAAATAAAACGGAGAATATCCATAAGGATGCTCACCTACTCTTTTGCCATTCAGCCAAACTTCAGAGTTATTGTAAACCCCATCGAATAAGACGTAAGTTAATTCATCTGCGGAAGCATTTACAGTAAAATGCTTGCGATACCATCCTAAACCTCCAGGCAAATATCCTGTACATCCTTCTCCTTTTATTGAGTCAAAAGGAAATTCAATACTCCAATCGTGAGGAAGATTTACTTCTCTCCATGCGGAATCATCTAAATTTACAGCATACGCTTCGTTGGCGTGCTCCAAGGAAAATTTCCATCCAAAATTAAAATCCGATTCTCGTTTGGAATCTTGAACCGATTGACATCCTATCATGAGAAAGAACAACAATCCAATAGTTATTTTATTTATCATACCTGCAGTAAGGGATTAAGTAATTATTCAAATGTATTACTCAAATATGCAATGGGAAATCATTAAAAAAGAACTTTTAACCTGAACAAAAACTGAACACCCCCTCTATTTGAGCCTTTTTTTTCTGGACAACGAACTCGAAACAAATACCTTTACACCAATGTCTACAGGTTTTTAGATAAAAACACAACTATACAAGACAAGCAAATGGCACATAGACTTTACATACTTCTATTTTTATTTCAGCCACTATTCCTTTTGAGCCAAAATCAGACGGAATTACAAGTAAATGACTCAACAATAAATCATCTTTACAACCTAAATACAAACAATGGTCTTACTTCTCAATTTTCCGAAGAGATGATTTATAAACTCCAAAATCAATATTCAAAACATATTGAAAATGGAGATACTCTAAAGGCAATTCAAACCCTTTCAAGGCTTGGTACAATCTACTCCCACCATGCGTCCTATTCGAAGGCTTACCAACAATATTGGGATGCCCTTTTATTGGCCGACGAAATAAAAGATTTGAAAACTATAGCTCAATCTCATGAGCAGATTGCATGGCTCTATTCTTTTTTCGAAAGAGAGAATGAAGCGATTAGTTATTTCCAATCTTCTTTAAAAATCAAAAAAGAACTTCTAAAACAAGGTGAAATTTCCCGACAAAGCCTTAAAGGCAACTATTATGGATTAACCACCTTATTTCGTGAAGCAAACAACGCTTCCAAATCTAAAGCATACCTAGATAGCTGTTTCATGATTCATTACTCTGGTGGTGAGAATGTATCTGCTAGTGAGTATCTTCTGGTGGAGCAAAGCTACTACCAATTGAGCCAAAACCATACTCAACAAGCTCTTCAGAAAATGCAAGCTGTTGAGCCTTGGTTTCTCAAAAATGATCCTGCTTATTTGGTAATTCTCTATTCGTTTATAGGAGATGCCTACCAAAAGCTAGGTATTAATAAAAAAAGTGAAGATTACTATAAGTTATCCATTAAAATCAGCGAAAGCTCTAAAGGGCATATGAACTATATTCCCAGAGTTCACCAAAAACTATCTGATCTTTATTTGAGCATGGGAGATTATAAAAATGCCTTTAAAAAACTTCGTGAGGCCAAACTTCTAAATGAACAATTATTTGATAGCCGAAGTGAAAACAACAGACCTTTGTTTGAAATAAGTGATGAATTCAGAAAGGAAAAAGAGGCTCAATCACAATTAATTCAGGAACAACGATTGTCACAATTAGAACAAGATGATAAAATTTGGTTCTTACAGAAAATGCTGTTTTCCGGAACCATGCTATTCATTTCCATCATCGTTATTTTCTATATCCGACACCTAAATACAAAGCACCAAACAGAACAAAAATTGGCCAAAACAAACCAGAAACTTGAAAACAACAAAAATAAGGAACTTTTTGAGCTTAAGAATAAGGAATTGGCAATATCAGCATTACAATTAATAGAAAAAGATGAATTATTAAAATCTTTAGAAAACAGCTTAACAAACACACCAAATCCACCGAGTGAATTGGAGGTGAAAAAAATATTTAAATCAATTTCTCATAACAATGCTCAAAACTGGAAACAATTCGAAGCGCGTTTTGTATCAGTTAACGAATCGTTTTTTAAGAATTTAAACGCAGCATATCCAAAACTAACCGCTGGAGAACGAAAACTTTGTGCTCTGTTAAAACTCAATTTCTCGAGTAAGGATATTGCCAAACTATTAGGGATCTCTACCGAAAGTGTACACACCTTGAGGTACAGATTACGGAAAAAGATGGAGCTTGATCGTGAAGATAATTTGTTTAAACATCTGGAAAGACTTGGCTAAAGCCTCGAGCAAGGCTAAAAGAAACATTCCTAAATCAAATTTTATTGCTGATGATTTAGATTACTGCCGTTTTTATCAAATTTTGAATGGTCCAAATTGTTTCTTCCTCAAATTTGGAAGCGCGAAATTTACAATCGAAAATGGAACAATTCTTACACATTTTGCTGTTACAGGCATCCGTGTGTATTGTGAAATCGATAGGATATGGAAAATATTCTGAGATCTTATTAGCTACCTCATCCCCCTCTTTATGAGCTTCGGCAATATTCATGTACCAAGGTAATGTCAGGTCGCAATCAATATGATAGGCATCTCCATATTTCAATAATTTCAAATTGCTTATATCAATCCAGTTTTTATTTCTATTCTCCCACAGAATTTTAGTCATGTCACTCAACAACTTAAAATCAGCCTCATCCATTAAATTTGATGTTGTTTCTTTTAGAATTTTATAACCAGTGTAAATAATAATTGAACCGAACAGCATGGCAATTGCACTATCGAGCCATGCTTTTTCTGTTAGCAACAGCACCCCCAAACCAACAACCAGACCTATGGTAGAGTATGTATCCGATTGCAAATGTTTTCCCCCAGCAACCAAAGCAATTGAATTGTGTTTTTCTCCAGTTTTAATGCTAAAGTAACCCAATACGTAATTTAGTAAACCTGCCACAGCTACTATCAGAATTCCAATATCTAGTTGTTCAATTTCACGGGGATTATACAAACGTTTAACTGCTTCGAAAATAATAACCAGACCTGCCAACACAATCAAAATCCCTTCAATGGAAGCCGATATCGATTCTATTTTACCGTGACCAAACGGATGATCGATATCTCGTGGTTTCAAAGCTACGCTAATGCTATAAAGACTAATAAAACCTGTAGCAACATTTACGGTACTTTCTAAGGCATCCGTTAAAATTCCTACCGAATTGGTTAGATGGTAAGCTCCAATTTTGGCAATAAAAATAATAACAGAAAAAAATACAATTCTTCGCTGAACAATCAATTTTATTCTTTTATCATTTACGTGCATACCCAAATTTATGGAATATAAAGCAATAAATCTAAACGAATAATGTACAATCATTTAGTAAAGTGGAAATCATCTTCTTTTTAGATTAAAACTTGTTGAAAATCTCTTCATATTCTTTGAACCGATGTTCCCGGATAGGTCTGATTTTAGGTTCTGTAGAAAAATAAAGCAACATGCATGGACAAATATTTTTGTATTTTTCTACGTATTCATAACGCTCCAATTCGTTGTTCTTAATACGTTGTTTTATTTTATTGTGATAAGGATACATCGGCTCAATTTTACGACTTAGTAAGACTCCTTTTATTGTAATTCGTTTTTGCATTCTAGAATACTGATTGATCAAAAACACAAGAATGAATTTTACCATTAATTACAATGGTTTTATAAATTCTATAAAATTTCCTTTGGAAGGATTTTTCTCGTCCAGGTTTTTAAACGCTTGTACTTATTTACTTCCTTGTCAGGATTGTAGTCTAATGTTGTTTCCCAGGAATTGCCGGGCTTAAATTCCTCTTCCACCCCCTTTAATACACCTTTGGTGATTTCCTCAGAATGAACAATAACCATGCATTCAGTATTTAAATTTGCACTTCTAGGATCCAAATTAAATGTTCCTATAACCGTTATTTCTCCATCGATAAGCATAGATTTTGCATGAAGCCCAAATATTGGTTTGTGATCCAATTTTGCCCGCAATTCCCCTGTCATTATTTTGATGCATTCTGCTGCATCAGGCCGAAACTCAAATATTCTAACACCCGTTTCCAAGAGTTTTTCCCGATCTGTTTGGTAACTACTAAATGCTTCTACATTATCTGTTGATGCCAAACTATTGGTAAGTATTCGAACTCTCACACCCCGTTCTACAGCTTCCCGAAATAGATTTTGACTCAATTCAGTGGTAATTAAATAGGGTGTTTGAATATCAATGGAATGTTTGGCCCTTTTCACCAAATCGATTAAAGCACTAGTTGTTGCACCGCCTCCACCTAATCCATTTGTCCCATCATTTTTACCTGGTATGTCAGAAATAAAATGAACCTCATCTACCCAAATCAAATCACCAGAATTTTTAATTGTCTTAAATGTAAATGGTAAATTCTCTATTCTTGTTCTTATTTGTGGCCAAAAATTATCTGGATTGCATGCATACTCATGAAGCTTATCAAATCTATTATCCGAATTAATATCCAGAGTTTCATCTTCAATTACACTTTCAACATTTTCACATAAAGAGCTATTCCAAAATTCATCAAAAGAATTGGTCACTTTTTCGGTCTCTTTACCCAACAACAGAATATCTCTATCCCTAAAATTATACTCATGATCATAGTCAAAATATTCGTCGGCAATATTTCTTCCGCCCGTGATAACTATTTTACCGTCTACTATTAACGTTTTGTTATGCATCCGTTGATTAGCTGATCTAAAGTCGGTACTCAACTTCTTTATTTTATTAAATATATTCTTCCCCAAATTGACTCCTGGATTATATATTTTAAGCGTAATATTCTCATGTGATGCAAAGATTAATATATCCTGAATATCTGCATCAAGCATTATATCATCAACAATAATTCTAATTTTAACGCCACGATCAGCTGCTCTTATTAAATAATCACAAGCGATAAGACCCACATTATCTGTTGAAAAAATAAAGTACTGAATATCAATCGTCTTTTCGGAATATTCACTTAACCATGCTCTGACTACCAGCGAACCGCTTCCATCCTCGAGCACATAAACTCCTGTTTTGGTTTGCATTAGTGAGTCAATATCTTTCAATTCTTTCGAAAGGGTTACATTATCATTTCTATGAATACTCGAACAAAAATCTGTTTCTACGATACTCTTTTTCTTTTCTGTGCAAGATGTCATTACAATTAACATAAGCAGACAATAGGTTTTAAATTTAAGTCTGAATTTGATTTGATTTATCATGCGTGTTATTGCGGTTGAAATGCTACTAAATTCCATATTGGTTTAAAAGTAATGTATTTATTTTATGTGGCTAAAGCCTTATTAAAAAAAAACCTTTTATCGGTCACTTAAGAGCAAGAGCAATAAATGCTTCACTTTCTCCTTTTATCAATAAATGCTTTGTATTTTTTATCCATTCCAGTTTGGCTAAAGCCAACTGATATTAAAATATCCTATTGTCTTGCTTTAGCATCATTTTATTGCTTATTACAAATTCAGACAAGGTGTTTTTATTCTGGATAAAAAAAAGGGCCAAGCTAAGAGCTTGGCCAAAATTTATGAATTGAGAATTCCCTATCCTTTTCGGAGTAGTAATATTGAGAAAAGGTGCGGATTACAAATCGGCACCAGCACCTTTCTTATATTTAAACGAAACGCAATACATCATCAACATTTTTTCGTGGAGTTGCAGGTGCATGCTCTCCATCCTCGTAACCATAAACAATTAATGCGGCTACAGTTTCTTCTTCAGGCAGACCTACTATGCCAGAAATGGATTTATCATTAATAACTCCCAAAACGCAAGTGCCAACACCTTTGGCATGAGCTGTCAAACAAAAGGTTTGACAAGACAGACCAGCATCAAATACTTCCCAAACACTTGCTTTTGAAGTTGCATAATCATCACCTTCCAATTTGCCGCTTTTGCCTTTTACAAAGCTCAGTACTGCAACACCTTTCGCTTCTTTTAAGGTATTCACATTATAAATAAATCCATCAACACCATCAGTTGCCAGTTTCGCAATTACATCTTTGTCATCAACCAATGTATATCTGGCTACCTGAAAATTCCCCCACGAAGGTGCCCATCGGCTAATCGATACGATTTCCTTCATCGTTTCACGATCTACTATTTCATTTTTAAACTTACGAACGCTTCTGCGTTCTTCAATCATTTTAATTGCATCCATTTCCTTGTATTTTATGGTTCTTAGTATCTGTATCTAAATATTTAAATTGTATGACGCTCAGGGACACTGTTCAAAACTGCCTCATCCGTATTCGAAATGGCATCGTTTAGCCTATCAATGGCGGCCTGTTTTTCATTTGGGAGTTCCGCATCAAAACTCACAGAATTTATGATATGAATCCCCATGTAGTAAGTATCCACTTCTACCAACTCAATTGTTTTCTTCTGCTCTTCGAACACTTCCTGTTCGTTAGCCATCTCAAAAACACCCTCAGCAACATCTTTAGCAAGCTTAGTTCCTTCATTTACATTTAGTGTGGTTGGAACAATACCCAAAGGCCTAACTTTATTGATCAATTTTGCATTCGCCTCAGCATTTTCAATTCCCCTGCCTTTTCCGGCAGCTCCAAACATAAATCCATAAAAGAAAGTAATGCCAGCTTTATTCAAACGCTCCAATTGTTTGTTAGCATCCGCAAGTGAAGCACCTTTGTTAAGATAGTCAAGTACGTCTCCCAGGCCTGTTTCAACACCAACCCACAAATCACCAATACCAAGCTTACTCAGCTCAACCAGCTCTTCATCCGTTTTACCGATAATATTGTTGATTGACGCATACATGGTAATCACCTCAACTTGAGGTAAGTATCTATGAATCATTTCAGCAATAGCCTTTAAACGCTTAGCAGAAAGAACAAAAGCATCCCCATTTACCAAAAATATGCGCTTTACATTGCCATACAATTGCTTTGCTTCCTGCAAGTCCTTCTCAATTTGATCCATTTTATCAATCGAGAATTTCACATCCCGATACATGGTACAAAATGTACACTTGTTGTGTGCACATCCTACTGTTACCTGTAGCAACAGCGTATTCGCTTCATAAGGAGGCCTGTAAACCGGCCCTGTATAATTCATATTCGTTTCTTAATCAATCAATTTATTTGTAAAGTCAATCAGCTTATTAATTTCAAGCTCATCATAAGCGTGTGGATGTGCATTGGCATACTCACCTTTATCATTATCGAAGTACTTTCCGCTAATGCCTTTGTGATCTTCCGAAACTGCCAAGTCGTATAAAACATCAGCACCTTTATTCGCTGGTGACCAATATTGACCATAGGCTGCATTGGCCATTTTCGTGTTTAGCAAGGAACCTGGGTTTACAGCGATTATTGCAATACCTTCGAGTTCTTTGGCCAAATGAAAACTCCACATGGTTAATGCCAATTTACTTTGAGCGTACGATTCGTTGAAAGATATTTTTTCTTTGCCGATCATAGCCTCATAAGAAATGTTTGCTTGTGCTGCAGAACTTAAATTAATAATACGAGCTTCATTCTCCTTTTTTACAAGGGGAAGTAATTCCTTTGTTAATAAAAAAGGAGCTAAGTAATTAACAACAAATCGAAGGTCTAAACCATCTTTAGTATAAAAATTCAGAGTCTTAAAAACACCCGCATTATTAATTAAAACATCAATTTGTGACACCTGATCTCTAACTTGCTGAGCCATTTTTTTTACGGCATCTAAATCTGATAAATCGGCTACAAACCCATGTACCTTATCATTTCCTGATTTAGATCTTATTTCAGATATCGCAGTATCAACTTTTTCTTCGTTTCTTCCGTGTACATAAATCGAATGTCCGTCTTTTGCTAATTTTATGGCAACAAGCTTTCCAATTCCGTCTGTACTACCTGTTATTAATATGTTCTTCATCATCTTGCTTTTTTAACTTCACATTTAATTACTCAATCCATTGATGTGCTAACAACCACTCTTTTGTCACTTCATCCAGCTTTGCACAATCTCTGCAAACTTTATAGTCCAATTCAGCAATAATATCATTTGAGAATCGTAAAGAATCCAAGCTTTGTATTTGTTCCTTGGTAAATAAATCCTTTTTGTCTTCTCTCAAAAGAAGCACTGCTCTATCAACAATACCAAGAAGGCCTTTAGGTTCTTTTATTTCGCGAATGTTGTACTTGTAATGTAAAAACTGAGGTTTCCACAATGGCACAACCACCCACTCTTTGTTTTCTACAGCTTGTTCAAAAGCACTTAAACAATCTTCTTCAGTACCCGGGAAAAATTGGTAGCCTGCATCATTAAGCCCATATTCATCCATCATTTTAATAGAAAAACGTGTGATTCCTGCTCCTGGATTAATCCCCTGGATTGTAGGTTTCATTTTATCAATAACATCAGGTTTTAAAAGATCCGAAACCTCTGCCACATCTTTTACAGGAACATAATCGGGAACTCCCCACAATGCATATGGCTCGTAATGCAAACCTAATTCAATTAATGAAATGACTTCTTCGGTATCTGCCTTATAAGCACCATGACTAGATGGTAACCAAGCTGAAGCCAATAGATCCACTTCGCCTGCCTTAAGTTTTTTGAAATTTTCTTCGTGTGGAGAATATACTCGTTCAACGTCAAAACCCATTCCCTTTAAAATAGTAGCCACCAATGAAGCCGCAAGGTGATGAAACGATAAATCGGTTACTCCTATCCTTATTTTTTTAGACATGATTTTATTTGATTACAAATTAGGAATGCGATTTTGAGTCGCAGTCCTAATAAAAAGTATTTACTTAACTAATTTTGTGCGAACAATTATAAATGGTCCTACGCTGTCGTCTATTCCATTATTAAAAGCAGGTACCCTGTTCAACTGATCAACTGTACTGTAAAGATATCCGTCATTTCCAAGGTGTAATCCATCAGGCCATGTTTGTCCTTTTGGAAGTGTTGCAATGGTTCTGAATCCATCTTTATCGTTAGACACACCAATTTCTTGTTTCTCTATATTAGTTACATAAATGTTTCCTTTTTTATCAGCAGCAATACCGTCGCTATATGATTTTGGAGCATATTCTACAATACCTGCTGTTAACTCTTCGTTAGTATCGAAGCTTTTAGCTGCCACTCTATATATTTTTTTGCCGTGTAAAGCACCAAAGTATACCCATTTCGATTTAGGGTCGATAGCTATTGGATTCAATGCAAAACCGCCTTCAAAATCAGGCATCATCGAAGAGTGACTTTCGGCCATTCTTCTTGCTTCACCCGTTTTGGTATTTATAACGATAAAGGCAGGAGTTGGAGCACTTTTCAAGTCTCCCTGAGTCATATCAGCAATAATAACACGATTGTGTTTTTCATCGATCACAAAATCTTGCAAAAAGCTAAATGGCGTTACTACATCTTCAGGAATAGCGATTATTTTCACCAATTTTTCATTTTTAGTATCCCAAACTATAAATTGATTCTTTGCCATATCCAACAACCAAAGATTATCTTTACTATCAGCTCTGACACCAATAATTGCTTTGATAATAGAATTCTCTCCTTTAGAATACTCATCGTTTGGGTAAGGTTTGTGAGAGCCATCTTTCATAAGTTCGTATACCCTTACGTCTCCGCCCATTAGTGGATTTATTGAAACAAACATTCTTTCGGACTTGGTGATAGTCATGTTCCCTGCTCTAACTGTTTCGGATGAAACAACTGTCTCTGTTCGTTTAGTCGTTTGAGCACTGATGCTAGCACTTGTAAATAAAACAAGCATAGCTGCTACTAATAATTTGATATTTAAATTTCTCATGTCTTTTGTATTCTTAATTTTAAAACTGATTTTCTATAAATAATTAGGCGATATGTGTCATTTCAGTCACAATAAACTCCTCAACGGCACCATCTGTAGCTTTCAGATATTCAGCTAAATGAGCGTCATCCATGTGTTTTTGCCATAACTCACGATTTTCCCAGTTCTCATGAAAAAGAAAGAAGTTTGGATTTTCGTTATCCTGATGTAAATCGTAATTAATACATCCTTCTTCTGCTCTTGTTACGTCAATCAATTTTAGCAATTCTGCTTTTACTAAATCTACTTTTCCCTCTTTTACTAAAATTCTAGCTACGATTGTTAATTTCTGACTTGCCATGATTGTATACTTTAACTATTAATTTGTTTGAACTCTCTTATGAAATTGATATTACAAACCTACGCGATCACCAAGTCCATAACATTGTAACAAAAATGGTTTGAATTGTAGATTTATTGGATAATTGGCAATAAATACCAATTTCAAGCAAAATTAGTAACCCATTACGATATATACCTCCTCGTTTTACACCAAGAAACCAATATTACTACCATACCGATAGAGTCAACTAATAAATTATTCGAAATTCACATTGAAGAACTGTCATCATGGGAGAAAAGGCCACATAAGCACAATTGCTTTAGCCAACTGATATTAAAATGTTCCTATTGCCTTGCTTTAGCATCATTTTATTGCTTACTACAAATTCAGACAAGGTGTTTTATTCTGGACAATAAAAAAGGCCAAGCTGAGAACTTGGCCAAAATTTATGAATTGAGAATACCCTATCCTTTTCGGATTGGTAATATTGAAAAAAGTGCGGATTACAAATCCGCACCAGTACTTTTCTAAAATCTAAACGAAACGCAAAATATCATCAACCTTTTTTCGTGGAGTTGCAGGTGCATGCTCTACGTTCTTCAATCATTTTAATTGCGTCCATTCTTTCTTTTTTTTATAATCTAAGCAATTTGTGTCATTTCATTTACAACAAATTCTTCAATTGCACCCTCTGTTGCTTTCTGGAAAGCTACAAAGTGTATATTGTTCAAGTGTTTTTGCAAAAAATCATAAGTTTCCCATTTTTCATAGAATAAGAATAAGTTTTTATTATTGTTATCCTGATGTAAATCGTAGTTAATGCATCCTTCTTCAGCTCTAGTAATGTCAATTAGCTTAAGTAATTCAGCTTTTACTAAATCTACTTTTCCCTCTTTTACTAAAATTCTTGCTGCAATAGTTAATTTTTGATCTGCCATGATATTTCTTATTGAACTGAATTTATTACTTGATTTAATATCTTTCTTGATTTTGCTTTTTTCTCTGGTTGATTAAAATCTTCCATATCTCTGTGCCCAATGGCAACAGCAACTATGGAGCTGTAATCCTCTAAACCCAATATTTTGTCGTATTTTTCCGCTTCAATCCCTTCCATTGGGGTCGAATCAATTTCCATATTGGCACAAGCACTTAAAAATACGCCTAATGCCAAATAAACTTGTTTTTCAAACCAGTCTTTTTTCTGTTCGTTCGTTTTTGGTTTTAAAAATTGATTATAGTAACCAACTGCACCTT contains:
- a CDS encoding nitroreductase family protein, producing MDAIKMIEERRSVRKFKNEIVDRETMKEIVSISRWAPSWGNFQVARYTLVDDKDVIAKLATDGVDGFIYNVNTLKEAKGVAVLSFVKGKSGKLEGDDYATSKASVWEVFDAGLSCQTFCLTAHAKGVGTCVLGVINDKSISGIVGLPEEETVAALIVYGYEDGEHAPATPRKNVDDVLRFV
- a CDS encoding cation diffusion facilitator family transporter; protein product: MHVNDKRIKLIVQRRIVFFSVIIFIAKIGAYHLTNSVGILTDALESTVNVATGFISLYSISVALKPRDIDHPFGHGKIESISASIEGILIVLAGLVIIFEAVKRLYNPREIEQLDIGILIVAVAGLLNYVLGYFSIKTGEKHNSIALVAGGKHLQSDTYSTIGLVVGLGVLLLTEKAWLDSAIAMLFGSIIIYTGYKILKETTSNLMDEADFKLLSDMTKILWENRNKNWIDISNLKLLKYGDAYHIDCDLTLPWYMNIAEAHKEGDEVANKISEYFPYPIDFTIHTDACNSKMCKNCSIFDCKFRASKFEEETIWTIQNLIKTAVI
- a CDS encoding sugar-binding domain-containing protein, producing MINKITIGLLFFLMIGCQSVQDSKRESDFNFGWKFSLEHANEAYAVNLDDSAWREVNLPHDWSIEFPFDSIKGEGCTGYLPGGLGWYRKHFTVNASADELTYVLFDGVYNNSEVWLNGKRVGEHPYGYSPFYFDLTPYLNPTGKDNVLAVKVDHTRYADSRWYTGSGIYRNVKLVSVNKLHIPIWGSFITTPKVSVEQASVSIDITVDNDFDTEKSFKIITEFYSPKGNKVKEIASDDIELVSGTKTFNQTVEIDQPELWSVDTPNLYKAVSKIVQGENSVDVYESTFGIRSIRFDKEEGFFLNDVNMKIKGVCQHHDGGLVGAAVPKGVWKRRLQILKDGGCNALRIAHNPASEELLELCDEMGFLVQDEFFDEWDYPKDKRDNMNETHDDYISRGYGEHFQKWAQFDLKNTMLAHRNHPSVFQWSIGNEIEWTYPRNKKATGFFNNMDWQGGYFWSQPPFSPEKIRAEYNKMPALEHTIGETANKLATWTKELDTSRPVIANCILPSASFESGYTDALDIVGFSYRRVMYDYAKKYYPNKIVMGTENLGQWHEWKAIEERPFVSGTFLWTGTDYLGETNGRWPQKATASGLVDLAAFPKPSYHMYKTLWSNEPHIYICSNSTKDSNYKVGESGNVVEKKAGAWEHALWEWYDVIEHWNYTDEKNVIVEVISNCPEVELFLNGESMGIKSLSSFDDRIYKWAVPYSKGKLEAKGVKDGKEISSQIVTSTEPVSIQLSVDKTSLNADGYEVAHIIAQLHDKDNNPVIVSEASISFELDGAIKLLGVDNGSAKSTQTYQSNTVYTNKGRCLLIVQSTTKAGSVDISASSNAIKSNVIKLTVK
- a CDS encoding helix-turn-helix transcriptional regulator, translating into MAHRLYILLFLFQPLFLLSQNQTELQVNDSTINHLYNLNTNNGLTSQFSEEMIYKLQNQYSKHIENGDTLKAIQTLSRLGTIYSHHASYSKAYQQYWDALLLADEIKDLKTIAQSHEQIAWLYSFFERENEAISYFQSSLKIKKELLKQGEISRQSLKGNYYGLTTLFREANNASKSKAYLDSCFMIHYSGGENVSASEYLLVEQSYYQLSQNHTQQALQKMQAVEPWFLKNDPAYLVILYSFIGDAYQKLGINKKSEDYYKLSIKISESSKGHMNYIPRVHQKLSDLYLSMGDYKNAFKKLREAKLLNEQLFDSRSENNRPLFEISDEFRKEKEAQSQLIQEQRLSQLEQDDKIWFLQKMLFSGTMLFISIIVIFYIRHLNTKHQTEQKLAKTNQKLENNKNKELFELKNKELAISALQLIEKDELLKSLENSLTNTPNPPSELEVKKIFKSISHNNAQNWKQFEARFVSVNESFFKNLNAAYPKLTAGERKLCALLKLNFSSKDIAKLLGISTESVHTLRYRLRKKMELDREDNLFKHLERLG
- a CDS encoding phospholipase D-like domain-containing protein, with the protein product MTSCTEKKKSIVETDFCSSIHRNDNVTLSKELKDIDSLMQTKTGVYVLEDGSGSLVVRAWLSEYSEKTIDIQYFIFSTDNVGLIACDYLIRAADRGVKIRIIVDDIMLDADIQDILIFASHENITLKIYNPGVNLGKNIFNKIKKLSTDFRSANQRMHNKTLIVDGKIVITGGRNIADEYFDYDHEYNFRDRDILLLGKETEKVTNSFDEFWNSSLCENVESVIEDETLDINSDNRFDKLHEYACNPDNFWPQIRTRIENLPFTFKTIKNSGDLIWVDEVHFISDIPGKNDGTNGLGGGGATTSALIDLVKRAKHSIDIQTPYLITTELSQNLFREAVERGVRVRILTNSLASTDNVEAFSSYQTDREKLLETGVRIFEFRPDAAECIKIMTGELRAKLDHKPIFGLHAKSMLIDGEITVIGTFNLDPRSANLNTECMVIVHSEEITKGVLKGVEEEFKPGNSWETTLDYNPDKEVNKYKRLKTWTRKILPKEIL
- a CDS encoding radical SAM protein, encoding MNYTGPVYRPPYEANTLLLQVTVGCAHNKCTFCTMYRDVKFSIDKMDQIEKDLQEAKQLYGNVKRIFLVNGDAFVLSAKRLKAIAEMIHRYLPQVEVITMYASINNIIGKTDEELVELSKLGIGDLWVGVETGLGDVLDYLNKGASLADANKQLERLNKAGITFFYGFMFGAAGKGRGIENAEANAKLINKVRPLGIVPTTLNVNEGTKLAKDVAEGVFEMANEQEVFEEQKKTIELVEVDTYYMGIHIINSVSFDAELPNEKQAAIDRLNDAISNTDEAVLNSVPERHTI